In Planktothrix sp. FACHB-1365, the genomic stretch TAATCCAGCGAATATAAAAATGTCGGAAAGTGGATTTTAAGACACGAGGTAAACCAAAATCGATAGGAACTAAAGCATCGGGTAATTTCCAGTCGGAAACTTGTAATTCTTTGGGGGTTAATAACGGATAATTAATATCTGTTAATTCAGGGCATAATCCCAATCGTTGAGAGGCTGCAACAGTGGGAACCAAATTCGGATCAACCTGGATCAGATCAACAATTGTTCTATCGAGGGAAAAAACGTGATCAGAAGCAGCTAAAATCCCTAATTCACGGGGTTCGCCTCCACTGGGGCCATTACCTTCATGACCGATAATAGCATCTAAAATCGTTAAATTAGGGTTAATGGCTCTTGCGGTTTCTACTAACATTTCCCCAAACCGATTAACATCTTTTCCGGCTTCTAAATGCCACCAGGCTTTCATTTTTCCGGGGACACAACCAAAGAGGTTTTTAACTCCCATTGTTAGGGTAAGTTGAACGTGGGATTTTAGTTTGGGTAAATTAATCACCACATCCGCTTCCATCGCTTCTTTACTTAAGCGTAAATGATCAAACCCTTCACTAACAGTTTGATAACGTTTCCCCTGAAATTCTACAATAGGCAAATTTAACGATTCAATCAAGGGTAAATAACCATTCTTCAGGGCGACTCCCAAAGCACTCCCAAAGGCGGGACTATCCCCTAAAAAGGGTTTTCCTCCCGCCTCAATCACCAGTTTAGCAACGGCAGCCACCAATTCCGGTCGAGTAACGCATTCTTTTGTGGGACGACTTCCCGTTAATAAATTGGGTTTGAGAAGAACGCGATCGCCCGGTTTTACAAAGGCTGTTATGCCGCCCCAGGGTTCCAGTAATGTTTTCAAGGACGTTTCTAGGGCTTGAAGGTGATAAGAATTAGCCCGAATTAAAGACACAGTTGGCATAAATCTGGAATCCTATAGGATGATTTCATCTATGAAGTAAGATGGCACAAGTTCAGTTATTCAGTAACTTTGAAACGACCGACTGCACCCCGATGCAGGGCGGTTACCCGTTGAGAATTCAGGAAAATTCCCTCTCCTTCTAGTTCCATAACTGGGGGTTTCAACTCGACTTTTTCCACTTTTGCCATATTAATCATGACCGTTTGATCAACCAGATGAAAGGTCAGCCAAGCTTGATTTAAGAGTTGGGAAAGTAGGGGGGCTAATTCCGCCGAGGGAATGGGAATGCTAAAGGTTTCGTCATGGCCGTTGTCATAATAAAAGGTGATTTGCGTTGCTGTGGTCGCATTGTATTCTGCAAAAGACCCTTTGGGCATAGGTCAACTTCTCCTAAATGGGGCAATTTCACCAAGGAATTGAACGTTCCCACCTTATCTTAGATCGATATAGAATAATATTAATCTTAGTTGTTCACTTTTTTGATTGCGAGAATGTCTAAATCTCCTCATCCTGGTAATATCTTTCTGGAGAATGTCCCTTGGCAGGATTTAGAAACGATTATTTTTAAACGGCAAAAAAATGGAGAGACTTTACTCACCTATGATAATGGGCGTTTGGAACTGATTACTCCCTCGCCTCTCCATCAAGAGTATCGTGAAATTTTAGAAGAATTTATTATTGCTTTATTGGATTTATACAATATTAATTATCGGGGTTTAGGGTTCGCCCTTTGGCAAAGACCCGATTTAAAAATTAGTTTAGAAGTGGATAGTTGTTTTTATATTCAAAATTTACCCAGGATTGAAAAACTATTGACGATTAGTTTACCTGAAAATCCTCCCCCGGATTTAGTTTTGGAAATTGATTTAACTTATAAATCTCTTTCCCGACGTTCTCTCTATGCCCGTTTAGGGATTCCTGAAGTTTGGCGGTGTGATGAAAATAAATTGAAAATTTATCAGTTAAACGAGGGAGGATATCAACAAATTTCTCACAGTTTCGTATTTCCTGAAATAGCCCTAGAAGGTTTACCACAAATTATTAAAAACAATATCAAATCCGGTCGGGTTGCGGTGCGTCGGGAGTTTCAAAAATGGTTAATGACGGTTTAGGAAATCAGCAATGACATTACTATTATTAGGAGAATTTGAAAATCCTGAAGTTTGGATTTCTGCACTCCAAACTTATCAACCGCAGTTAAAGATTGAGGTTTATCCTGATGTTGAAAATTTAGCAGAGATTGATGCAATTTTAGCGTGGATGCACCCATTGGGAGTAATTGAAAAATTCCCTAATTTAAACGTTATTATCTCAACAGGTGCAGGTGTTGATCATATTTTACGAGATCCGAATTTACCCCTTGATATTCCAATTGTGCGGTTAGTCGATGAGTCTTTAACTTCGCAAATGTCGGAATATATTTTATTAGCGGTTTTACAGTATCATCGTCAATTGATAGCTTATAAAACTCAACAAAGTCAAGGGGTATGGCAAGGATTAGCCCCTAGAAATACATCTGATTGTACCGTTGGAATTCTAGGGTTAGGAGTTTTAGGTTTAGATATTGCTCAAAAACTCAAGATGATGGGGTTTTCGGTGAGAGGTTGGAGTCGAACCCCTAAAGTTTTAGACAATATTAATTGTTTTTTAGGTGAGGGAGAATTTAAGTTATTTTTAAGTGAATGTGAGATATTAGTGTGTTTGTTACCTTTAACCCCAAAAACCGAAGGAATTTTAAATCAAAATACCTTTTCAGCTTTACCTCAAGGCGCCTATTTAATTAATGTAGCACGGGGGAAACATTTAGTTGAAGAAGATTTATTAAATGCTTTAAAATCCGGTCAACTTTCCGGTGCTTGTTTGGATGTTTTTCAAATTGAACCCTTACCGAAAAATCATCCTTTTTGGGTTCATCCAAACATTACAATTACCCCCCATATTGCGGCGAAAACTATCCCCGCTTCTGTTGCACCTCAAATTATTGAGGCGATTAACAAAAGTCAAGGGGGATTATTATTAAATAATACCGTTGATGTATCCAGAGGATATTAATTAACTAGATACAATGATTTCAAATAATCCCGGCTTGTTGAAAAACTTGCTGGGGGGTAAATTGCAATCCTTCTAATAAATTATCGGTTAAAATTGCCTCATCTCGTTTTGTTTGAGGGGGTGCATCGGGATAAAAAATAGTAATGGTTTTAGCTTTCGGGTCAATAACCCAAACCCTCAATACTCCAGCATTAAGATAATCAATGGCTTTTTCACTCATTTGACCAAAGGTTTGATCCGGCGATATAATTTCTATCACTAATTCAGGGGGAACTGGACAAGCTTCATCAATAAATCGGTCTAAAGGTAGACGAGTATAGGAAATATAAAGTAAATCAGGAATTGGAACCCAATCTCGATTATTTTTTTTCAGAATAACCGCCCATTCGATGCCGATTTCTCCTTGATTTTGACACCATTGAGTTAAGAGGGTACACAAAGTTCCTCTAATTCGAGAATGAAAACGTTTGGGTGGTATTTTGGGAACTGCTTCTCCATTAATCAATTCATAATTTAAGTCGGTTTCAGGAAGGGTGAGAAATTCATCTAGGGTAAGTTGAGTTTTGATTGTTACCATCAGTTGATTGCTCAAAGGGGTTTATGGTTTAATAATATCGTTTGTAAGCTCTTAGAGATTTGGGAGTCCAAGCAATTTTTCTCAAGTCTCTAACTCCCGAAGAAAATCATCTACAGAACCCACTGTAATCAAGCCTTCTGCCACTTCCTGTCGAACTTCTTGAATTTCTTGGAGCAGTTGTTCTCGACGGTTTCTCTGTAGGCGCTTAACTAAGATTTCAACGATGAGGTTTTGTTCCTCAATTGAGAGTGCTTCTACTTTATCTAATGCTTGTTGAAGCCTTGAGGTTTGTAATCCTTCGGACATAACTAATCATATAAAAATTGCTAGTTTAATTATAACATTTTGAGGAAGATATAGCAAGTCTAAATGGATTGTACACTCATAATAATCAAGATTATTTTCCCAAAAAATACCACATAAACTCCCATAAAAATGCCTATTTCCCCTTGTTCCAATGCTCTGCATTACAATGCTAACTTTGAGGCTCTACCTCAAATTAACAGGTTGCCAAACTCTAATTTTACGGTCTTTTCCCCCACTAATTAACTTTTGACCATCAGGAGTAAATACAACTGCGGTAACAGCGTCAGTATGACCCTCTAGTGGAGGTTTTTTTTCGGATTGTTGATCTTTGACATCCCAAAGTCTAATTTTATGATCATTAGAACCACTCGCTAATAAACAACCATCAGGACTAAACGCTAATGTATTAATCGCTTCAGAATGCTGCCAATTGACTGAATATTGTTCCCCATTTTTAGTATCCCAAAGTTTAATTTCTCCCTGATCAGTACCACTCGCTAACATTTTACCATCAGGACTAAACGCTAATGCGTTAATCGCTTGTTTTG encodes the following:
- a CDS encoding DUF362 domain-containing protein is translated as MPTVSLIRANSYHLQALETSLKTLLEPWGGITAFVKPGDRVLLKPNLLTGSRPTKECVTRPELVAAVAKLVIEAGGKPFLGDSPAFGSALGVALKNGYLPLIESLNLPIVEFQGKRYQTVSEGFDHLRLSKEAMEADVVINLPKLKSHVQLTLTMGVKNLFGCVPGKMKAWWHLEAGKDVNRFGEMLVETARAINPNLTILDAIIGHEGNGPSGGEPRELGILAASDHVFSLDRTIVDLIQVDPNLVPTVAASQRLGLCPELTDINYPLLTPKELQVSDWKLPDALVPIDFGLPRVLKSTFRHFYIRWIKEPMATYSQNK
- a CDS encoding glyoxylate/hydroxypyruvate reductase A, with the protein product MTLLLLGEFENPEVWISALQTYQPQLKIEVYPDVENLAEIDAILAWMHPLGVIEKFPNLNVIISTGAGVDHILRDPNLPLDIPIVRLVDESLTSQMSEYILLAVLQYHRQLIAYKTQQSQGVWQGLAPRNTSDCTVGILGLGVLGLDIAQKLKMMGFSVRGWSRTPKVLDNINCFLGEGEFKLFLSECEILVCLLPLTPKTEGILNQNTFSALPQGAYLINVARGKHLVEEDLLNALKSGQLSGACLDVFQIEPLPKNHPFWVHPNITITPHIAAKTIPASVAPQIIEAINKSQGGLLLNNTVDVSRGY
- a CDS encoding Uma2 family endonuclease, with the translated sequence MSKSPHPGNIFLENVPWQDLETIIFKRQKNGETLLTYDNGRLELITPSPLHQEYREILEEFIIALLDLYNINYRGLGFALWQRPDLKISLEVDSCFYIQNLPRIEKLLTISLPENPPPDLVLEIDLTYKSLSRRSLYARLGIPEVWRCDENKLKIYQLNEGGYQQISHSFVFPEIALEGLPQIIKNNIKSGRVAVRREFQKWLMTV
- a CDS encoding Uma2 family endonuclease, which translates into the protein MVTIKTQLTLDEFLTLPETDLNYELINGEAVPKIPPKRFHSRIRGTLCTLLTQWCQNQGEIGIEWAVILKKNNRDWVPIPDLLYISYTRLPLDRFIDEACPVPPELVIEIISPDQTFGQMSEKAIDYLNAGVLRVWVIDPKAKTITIFYPDAPPQTKRDEAILTDNLLEGLQFTPQQVFQQAGII